The following are encoded in a window of Peromyscus leucopus breed LL Stock chromosome X, UCI_PerLeu_2.1, whole genome shotgun sequence genomic DNA:
- the Taf9b gene encoding transcription initiation factor TFIID subunit 9B isoform X3, with the protein MAICRSVDADEIVEVPDEGWSLGEEESAAGSSLALIVESQEKMEPSKMAPLKNAPRDALVMAQILKDMGITDYEPRVINQMLEFAFRYVTTILDDAKIYSSHAKKPTVDADDVRLAIQCRADQSFTSPPPRDFLLDIARQKNQTPLPLIKPYAGPRLPPDRYCLTAPNYRLKSLIKKGPNQGRLVPRLSVGAVSSRPTTPTAAPPQTVSVPPNKVPTPVTVTSQRFAMQIPPSQSAPAKPAPATTAVQNVLINPSMIGSKNILITTNMVSSQNTASDSNPLKRKHDDDDDDDTM; encoded by the exons ATGGCTATCTGTAGGTCGGTTGATGCTGATGAGATCGTTGAGGTGCCTGATGAG GGGTGGAGCCTGGGCGAGGAGGAATCAGCAGCCGGCAGCTCCCTCGCCTTGATTGTAGAGTCGCAGGAGAAAATGGAGCCTAGCAAGATGGCGCCTCTCAAGAACGCTCCTAGAGATGCCTTG GTGATGGCACAGATCCTGAAGGATATGGGAATCACCGATTATGAGCCAAGGGTTATAAATCAAATGTTGGAATTTGCTTTcc GATATGTGACTACTATTCTGGATGATGCAAAAATTTATTCAAGTCATGCTAAGAAACCTACTGTTGATGCAGATGATGTGAGACTGGCAATCCAGTGTCGGGCTGACCAGTCTTTTACCTCTCCTCCCCCAAGAGAT tttttacTAGATATTGCACGGCAGAAAAATCAAACCCCTCTGCCACTGATTAAGCCATATGCAGGACCTCGACTGCCGCCTGATAGATACTGCCTAACAGCTCCAAACTACAGACTGAAGTCCTTAATTAAAAAG GGACCTAACCAAGGAAGACTAGTTCCTAGATTAAGTGTCGGTGCTGTTAGTAGCAGACCTACTACTCCTACTGCAG CACCCCCACAAACAGTATCTGTCCCACCAAATAAAGTTCCAACTCCAGTGACAGTGACAAGCCAAAGATTTGCAATGCAGATTCCACCTTCTCAGTCCGCACCTGCCAAACCAG CTCCTGCAACGACGGCAGTCCAAAATGTTCTGATTAATCCTTCAATGATTGGGTCCAAAAATATTCTCATTACCACCAATATGGTTTCCTCACAGAACACAGCCAGTGACTCAAACCCACTGAAGAGGAAGCATGACGATGACGATGACGATGATACTATGTAA
- the Taf9b gene encoding transcription initiation factor TFIID subunit 9B isoform X1 → MEPSKMAPLKNAPRDALVMAQILKDMGITDYEPRVINQMLEFAFRYVTTILDDAKIYSSHAKKPTVDADDVRLAIQCRADQSFTSPPPRDFLLDIARQKNQTPLPLIKPYAGPRLPPDRYCLTAPNYRLKSLIKKGPNQGRLVPRLSVGAVSSRPTTPTAAPPQTVSVPPNKVPTPVTVTSQRFAMQIPPSQSAPAKPAPATTAVQNVLINPSMIGSKNILITTNMVSSQNTASDSNPLKRKHDDDDDDDTM, encoded by the exons ATGGAGCCTAGCAAGATGGCGCCTCTCAAGAACGCTCCTAGAGATGCCTTG GTGATGGCACAGATCCTGAAGGATATGGGAATCACCGATTATGAGCCAAGGGTTATAAATCAAATGTTGGAATTTGCTTTcc GATATGTGACTACTATTCTGGATGATGCAAAAATTTATTCAAGTCATGCTAAGAAACCTACTGTTGATGCAGATGATGTGAGACTGGCAATCCAGTGTCGGGCTGACCAGTCTTTTACCTCTCCTCCCCCAAGAGAT tttttacTAGATATTGCACGGCAGAAAAATCAAACCCCTCTGCCACTGATTAAGCCATATGCAGGACCTCGACTGCCGCCTGATAGATACTGCCTAACAGCTCCAAACTACAGACTGAAGTCCTTAATTAAAAAG GGACCTAACCAAGGAAGACTAGTTCCTAGATTAAGTGTCGGTGCTGTTAGTAGCAGACCTACTACTCCTACTGCAG CACCCCCACAAACAGTATCTGTCCCACCAAATAAAGTTCCAACTCCAGTGACAGTGACAAGCCAAAGATTTGCAATGCAGATTCCACCTTCTCAGTCCGCACCTGCCAAACCAG CTCCTGCAACGACGGCAGTCCAAAATGTTCTGATTAATCCTTCAATGATTGGGTCCAAAAATATTCTCATTACCACCAATATGGTTTCCTCACAGAACACAGCCAGTGACTCAAACCCACTGAAGAGGAAGCATGACGATGACGATGACGATGATACTATGTAA
- the Pgk1 gene encoding phosphoglycerate kinase 1: MSLSNKLTLDKLDVKGKRVVMRVDFNVPMKNNQITNNQRIKAAVPSIKFCLDNGAKSVVLMSHLGRPDGVPMPDKYSLEPVAAELKSLLGKDVLFLKDCVGPEVENACANPAAGTVILLENLRFHVEEEGKGKDASGNKIKAEPAKIDAFRASLSKLGDVYVNDAFGTAHRAHSSMVGVNLPQKAGGFLMKKELNYFAKALESPERPFLAILGGAKVADKIQLINNMLDKVNEMIIGGGMAFTFLKVLNNMEIGTSLYDEEGAKIVKDLMSKAEKNGVKITLPVDFVTADKFDENAKTGQATVASGIPAGWMGLDCGTESSKKYAEAVARAKQIVWNGPVGVFEWEAFARGTKSLMDEVVKATSRGCITIIGGGDTATCCAKWNTEDKVSHVSTGGGASLELLEGKVLPGVDALSNV, encoded by the exons ATGTCGCTTTCTAACAAGCTGACTTTGGACAAGCTGGACGTGAAGGGGAAGCGGGTCGTGATGAG GGTGGACTTCAATGTTCCTATGAAGAACAACCAGATCACAAATAACCAAAG GATCAAGGCTGCTGTCCCAAGCATCAAATTCTGCTTGGACAATGGAGCCAAGTCGGTTGTCCTGATGAGCCACCTGGGCCGGCCTGATGGTGTTCCCATGCCTGACAAGTACTCCTTAGAGCCAGTTGCGGCGGAACTCAAATCTCTGCTGGGCAA ggaTGTTCTGTTCTTGAAGGATTGTGTGGGCCCAGAAGTAGAGAATGCCTGTGCCAACCCAGCAGCTGGCACTGTCATCCTGCTGGAGAACCTCCGCTTTCAtgtagaggaagaagggaagggaaaagatgCTTCTGGGAACAAG ATTAAAGCCGAGCCAGCCAAAATTGATGCTTTCCGAGCCTCACTGTCCAAACTTGGGGATGTCTATGTCAATGATGCTTTTGGGACTGCACACCGAGCCCACAG ctcCATGGTGGGTGTGAATCTGCCACAGAAGGCTGGTGGATTTTTGATGAAGAAGGAACTGAACTACTTTGCCAAAGCTTTGGAGAGTCCTGAACGACCCTTCCTGGCTATCTTGGGAGG AGCGAAAGTTGCAGACAAGATCCAGCTGATCAATAATATGCTGGACAAAGTCAATGAGATGATCATTGGTGGTGGAATGGCTTTTACCTTCCTGAAGGTGCTCAACAACATGGAG ATTGGAACTTCTCTGTATGATGAAGAAGGAGCCAAGATTGTCAAAGATCTCATGTCCAAAGCTGAGAAGAATGGTGTGAAGATTACCTTGCCTGTTGACTTTGTCACTGCTGACAAATTTGATGAGAATGCCAAGACTGGCCAAGCTACTGTGGCCTCGGGTATACCTGCTGGCTGGATG GGCTTGGACTGTGGTACTGAGAGCAGCAAGAAATATGCTGAGGCTGTGGCTCGAGCTAAGCAGATTGTTTGGAATGGACCTGTTGGGGTATTTGAATGGGAAGCTTTTGCCAGGGGAACCAAGTCCCTCATGGATGAGGTGGTAAAAGCCACTTCTAGGGGTTGCATCACTATCATAG GTGGTGGAGACACTGCCACTTGCTGTGCCAAATGGAACACGGAGGATAAAGTCAGCCACGTGAGCACTGGGGGTGGTGCCAGTCTCGAGCTCCTGGAAG GTAAAGTCCTTCCTGGGGTGGATGCTCTCAGCAATGTTTAG
- the Taf9b gene encoding transcription initiation factor TFIID subunit 9B isoform X2, producing MEPSKMAPLKNAPRDALVMAQILKDMGITDYEPRVINQMLEFAFRYVTTILDDAKIYSSHAKKPTVDADDVRLAIQCRADQSFTSPPPRDFLLDIARQKNQTPLPLIKPYAGPRLPPDRYCLTAPNYRLKSLIKKGPNQGRLVPRLSVGAVSSRPTTPTAAPATTAVQNVLINPSMIGSKNILITTNMVSSQNTASDSNPLKRKHDDDDDDDTM from the exons ATGGAGCCTAGCAAGATGGCGCCTCTCAAGAACGCTCCTAGAGATGCCTTG GTGATGGCACAGATCCTGAAGGATATGGGAATCACCGATTATGAGCCAAGGGTTATAAATCAAATGTTGGAATTTGCTTTcc GATATGTGACTACTATTCTGGATGATGCAAAAATTTATTCAAGTCATGCTAAGAAACCTACTGTTGATGCAGATGATGTGAGACTGGCAATCCAGTGTCGGGCTGACCAGTCTTTTACCTCTCCTCCCCCAAGAGAT tttttacTAGATATTGCACGGCAGAAAAATCAAACCCCTCTGCCACTGATTAAGCCATATGCAGGACCTCGACTGCCGCCTGATAGATACTGCCTAACAGCTCCAAACTACAGACTGAAGTCCTTAATTAAAAAG GGACCTAACCAAGGAAGACTAGTTCCTAGATTAAGTGTCGGTGCTGTTAGTAGCAGACCTACTACTCCTACTGCAG CTCCTGCAACGACGGCAGTCCAAAATGTTCTGATTAATCCTTCAATGATTGGGTCCAAAAATATTCTCATTACCACCAATATGGTTTCCTCACAGAACACAGCCAGTGACTCAAACCCACTGAAGAGGAAGCATGACGATGACGATGACGATGATACTATGTAA